One Hevea brasiliensis isolate MT/VB/25A 57/8 chromosome 5, ASM3005281v1, whole genome shotgun sequence genomic region harbors:
- the LOC110636771 gene encoding FT-interacting protein 3 has translation MQRPPPEEFVLKETNPHLGGGKITGDKLTSTYDLVEQMQYLYVRVVKARDLPAKDVTGSCDPYVEVKLGNYRGTTRHFEKKTNPEWNQVFAFSKERIQSSVLEVTVKDKDVVKDDFIGRVWFDLNEIPKRVPPDSPLAPQWYRLEDKKGDKIKGELMLAVWMGTQADEAFPEAWHSDAAAVSGIDSLANIRSKVYLSPKLWYLRVNVIEAQDLQPTDKGRYPEVFVKVILGNQALRTRISPGRSINPMWNEDLMFVAAEPFEEPLILSVEDRVAPNKDEVLGRCAIPLQFVDRRLDHRPVNTRWFNLEKHVVIEGEKKKEVKFASRIHMRICLEGGYHVLDESTHYSSDLRPTAKQLWKQSIGVLELGILNAQGLMPMKPKDSRGTTDAYCVAKYGQKWVRTRTIIDSFMPKWNEQYTWEVFDPCTVITIGVFDNGHLPGGDKSGTAKDSRIGKVRIRLSTLETDRVYTHSYPLLVLHPNGLKKMGEIHLAVRFTCSSLLNMMHMYSQPLLPKMHYLHPLTVSQLDSLRHQATQIVSMRLSRAEPPLRKEVVEYMLDVGSHMWSMRRSKANFFRIMGVFSGIIAVGKWFDQICNWKNPITTVLIHILFIILVLYPELILPTIFLYLFLIGVWYYRWRPKQPPHMDTRLSHAESAHPDELDEEFDTFPTSRPSDIVRMRYDRLRSIAGRIQTVVGDLATQGERLQSLLSWRDPRATALFVIFCLVAAIVLYVTPFQVVALLTGFYVLRHPRFRHKLPSVPLNFFRRLPARTDCML, from the coding sequence ATGCAGAGGCCACCACCAGAGGAATTTGTATTGAAGGAGACCAATCCCCATTTGGGAGGGGGAAAGATCACTGGTGACAAGCTCACCAGCACCTATGATCTCGTTGAGCAGATGCAGTACCTCTATGTCCGGGTTGTGAAGGCCAGGGACTTGCCGGCGAAAGATGTTACGGGTAGTTGTGACCCTTATGTGGAAGTTAAGCTGGGAAACTACAGGGGTACCACCCGGCATTTTGAGAAGAAGACCAACCCTGAGTGGAACCAGGTGTTTGCATTCTCAAAGGAACGTATTCAGTCCTCGGTGCTTGAGGTAACTGTCAAGGATAAAGATGTTGTTAAGGATGATTTCATTGGTCGTGTTTGGTTTGATTTGAATGAGATACCAAAACGTGTACCGCCAGATAGTCCATTAGCACCCCAGTGGTATAGATTGGAGGATAAAAAAGGAGATAAAATAAAGGGGGAATTGATGTTAGCTGTGTGGATGGGTACACAAGCAGATGAAGCTTTTCCAGAAGCATGGCATTCTGATGCAGCGGCTGTAAGTGGAATAGATAGTCTTGCCAATATTCGTTCAAAGGTATATCTCTCCCCGAAACTCTGGTATTTGAGGGTCAATGTAATTGAAGCTCAAGACTTGCAACCAACTGATAAAGGTCGGTATCCAGAAGTTTTTGTGAAGGTTATTCTGGGAAATCAAGCCTTGAGAACAAGAATTTCGCCCGGCAGGAGTATCAATCCCATGTGGAATGAGGACCTTATGTTTGTGGCGGCAGAACCGTTTGAGGAGCCTTTGATCTTGAGTGTGGAAGATAGAGTTGCACCTAACAAGGATGAAGTATTGGGGAGATGTGCAATTCCTTTGCAGTTTGTGGACAGGCGGCTTGACCACAGGCCTGTTAATACCAGGTGGTTTAATCTGGAGAAACATGTTGTTATAGAAggggaaaagaagaaagaagttAAGTTTGCCAGCAGAATTCATATGAGAATCTGTCTGGAGGGTGGTTATCATGTTCTGGATGAATCAACACACTATAGTAGTGATCTTCGACCTACAGCCAAACAGCTGTGGAAGCAGAGTATAGGGGTTCTCGAACTAGGTATTCTTAATGCTCAGGGATTGATGCCCATGAAGCCAAAGGATAGTCGGGGAACAACTGATGCTTACTGTGTGGCGAAGTATGGCCAGAAGTGGGTTCGAACTCGAACAATTATTGACAGTTTCATGCCCAAATGGAATGAGCAATATACTTGGGAAGTTTTTGATCCCTGTACTGTCATAACTATTGGGGTTTTTGATAACGGCCATTTACCTGGAGGGGACAAGTCTGGAACGGCCAAAGATTCCAGGATTGGTAAGGTACGAATCCGTCTTTCCACACTTGAAACTGATCGGGTTTACACGCACTCTTATCCTCTCCTTGTGCTGCATCCTAATGGTCTAAAGAAGATGGGAGAAATTCATTTGGCAGTTCGTTTCACTTGCTCGTCCTTGCTCAATATGATGCATATGTACTCGCAACCTTTGCTGCCAAAGATGCACTATCTTCATCCACTTACAGTTAGCCAACTTGATAGTTTGAGGCACCAGGCAACGCAGATTGTGTCCATGAGGCTGAGCCGTGCAGAGCCACCCTTAAGGAAGGAGGTTGTTGAATACATGCTAGATGTGGGGTCTCACATGTGGAGCATGAGAAGAAGCAAAGCTAACTTTTTCAGAATCATGGGGGTTTTTAGTGGGATAATCGCAGTGGGCAAATGGTTTGATCAGATATGTAATTGGAAGAACCCCATCACTACGGTGCTTATTCACATATTGTTTATAATACTAGTACTTTATCCGGAGCTTATCTTACCCACAATCTTCCTTTATCTCTTCCTGATTGGTGTTTGGTATTATAGATGGAGGCCAAAGCAACCTCCTCACATGGACACTCGTCTATCACATGCAGAGTCTGCACATCCTGATGAACTGGATGAAGAGTTTGATACATTCCCAACTTCTCGGCCTTCTGATATTGTGAGGATGAGATATGATCGGTTGAGAAGTATTGCTGGAAGGATTCAGACTGTGGTGGGAGATTTAGCCACTCAAGGGGAGAGACTGCAGTCTTTGCTGAGCTGGCGAGATCCAAGGGCCACAGCACTGTTTGTGATTTTCTGTTTGGTGGCAGCCATTGTTCTTTATGTTACTCCTTTCCAAGTTGTTGCACTTCTGACTGGATTTTATGTGTTGAGACATCCCAGGTTTCGCCACAAGCTTCCTTCAGTGCCGCTCAATTTCTTCCGAAGGTTGCCAGCAAGAACTGATTGCATGTTGTAA